One segment of Primulina tabacum isolate GXHZ01 chromosome 14, ASM2559414v2, whole genome shotgun sequence DNA contains the following:
- the LOC142524190 gene encoding short-chain dehydrogenase TIC 32, chloroplastic-like, translating to MWLFKRNGTSGFSSWSTAEEVTNGIDGSGLTAIVTGASSGIGLEAAPVFALRGVHVVLGVRNVSTGKQVKEAIVNEIPAAKVDEMELDLSSMASVRKFASEFTSSGRPLNLLISNAGIMATTFKLSKDHIELQFATNHLGHFLLTNLLLVTMEQTVWETKMEGRIVNVSSEAHRFLYREGICFDSLNNQEGYNRWLAYGQSKLSNLVLHANELARRLKVMPFPLARLKKIEGETFDLSL from the exons ATGTGGCTGTTTAAAAGGAATGGCACATCTGGGTTTTCTTCTTGGTCTACTGCTGAAGAAGTTACCAATGGAATTGATGGGTCCGGGCTCACTGCCATTGTTACAG GGGCGTCGAGTGGTATAGGTTTAGAAGCTGCTCCAGTTTTTGCATTGCGTGGCGTGCATGTTGTACTGGGTGTTAGGAATGTTTCTACTGGAAAACAAGTGAAAGAAGCAATAGTTAACGAAATTCCTGCAGCGAAAGTTGATGAGATGGAGTTAGATCTCAGCTCAATGGCATCTGTTAGAAAATTTGCATCTGAGTTTACTTCATCCGGGCGGCCACTTAATCTTTTAAT TAGCAATGCAGGAATTATGGCAACAACGTTCAAGCTATCGAAAGACCATATAGAGTTGCAGTTTGCCACCAACCACCTAG GTCACTTTCTTTTGACGAATTTGTTATTAGTCACGATGGAACAGACAGTTTGGGAGACTAAAATGGAGGGAAGGATAGTGAATGTTTCATCAGAGGCTCACCGCTTTTTGTATAGAGAGGGAATTTGCTTTGACAGTCTTAATAATCAAGAAGG ATACAACAGGTGGCTTGCTTATGGCCAATCTAAACTCTCTAATCTAGTACTGCATGCTAATGAATTGGCCAGACGCCTTAAGGTGATGCCTTTTCCTTTAGCAAGATTGAAGAAAATCGAGGGTGAGACTTTTGATTTGTCgctttaa
- the LOC142524279 gene encoding LOW QUALITY PROTEIN: uncharacterized protein LOC142524279 (The sequence of the model RefSeq protein was modified relative to this genomic sequence to represent the inferred CDS: deleted 1 base in 1 codon): protein MASRYEVEVTITSAKDLKNVNWRHGKLKPYAVVWIDSKNKCSSRVDDEGDTSPYWDQKLTIPFDSSLEDSTLYIDIVHADADEGTKPLIGSAKLPLRDVVDDVGFGYPADRKLELKRPSGRPHGKLDVKVSVREPRYRPAPDPYHAAPYGVPPPGSRDYAPPPPYGNPYGAPPPPVYGQQTGYPGYGQPSYGQPTGYGQPAVYGQSYYGQPAGYGQGSYYGQPPPVEGKKESKFGGMGTGLAVGAVAGALGGLALAEGFDSLEDHIADDAADRVEDDLGDDGDDY, encoded by the exons ATGGCGTCTCGGTACGAGGTCGAAGTAACCATCACCTCCGCCAAGGACCTGAAGAATGTCAACTGGCGACACGGAAAGCTCAAGCCGTACGCCGTCGTGTGGATCGATTCCAAGAACAAGTGCTCCTCCCGCGTGGACGACGAAGGAGACACCTCTCCCTACTGGGATCAGAAGCTCACCATCCCCTTCGACTCATCCCTAGAGGACTCCACCCTCTACATAGACATCGTCCACGCCGACGCCGATGAGGGCACCAAGCCTCTCATCGGCTCCGCC AAGCTGCCCCTCCGCGACGTCGTCGATGATGTCGGTTTTGGTTACCCGGCAGATCGGAAGCTCGAGCTGAAGCGCCCATCCGGCCGGCCACATGGTAAGCTTGATGTCAAAGTCAGCGTACGGGAACCCCGCTACCGTCCGGCACCGGATCCTTACCACGCGGCGCCGTACGGCGTGCCTCCGCCCGGGTCGAGGGACTACGCACCCCCACCACCATATGGAAATCCATACGGTGCGCCACCCCCACCCGTTTATGGTCAACAGACAGGATACCCGGGCTACGGTCAGCCGAGCTATGGACAGCCCACGGGTTACGGGCAGCCAGCGGTTTATGGGCAGTCATATTACGGGCAGCCGGCAGGTTACGGGCAGGGTAGTTATTACGGTCAGCCACCGCCTGTGGAGGGTAAGAAAGAAAGCAAGTTCGGGGGCATGGGAACAGGCTTGGCTGTGGGCGCGGTGGCCGGGGCCCTGGGTGGACTCGCGCTGGCGGAGGGCTTCGATTCGTTGGAGGACCATATTGCTGATGACGCGGCAGATCGCGTGGAGGATGATTTGGGTGACGATGGGGATGATTACTAA
- the LOC142524280 gene encoding uncharacterized protein LOC142524280 isoform X2, producing MATPAHFLMQDQNINILHNGGKTDVTKADKKGRIGGRKALNDISNSRKPSVFQSNRTDNFINAVSNGKDLCASSTATTEKRGKATEKGKDCGRKALGDITNSVKRPLQYVPKTGGKLSAVAEEKVPISIEEERFLHNHRECIKAQTKIMGLDFFMKSVGLDNDFPVKPSAMVKSSLKEDLIMEEMTEQPYGDDEILKIL from the exons ATGGCAACCCCTGCTCATTTCCTGATGCaagatcaaaatataaatattctccacAATG GTGGAAAGACTGATGTAACCAAGGCAGATAAGAAAGGAAGGATCGGTGGTCGGAAAGCTCTGAATGacatatcaaattcaagaaaaccATCTGTATTTCAGTCAAACAGGACAGACAATTTTATAAATGCCGTTTCCAATGGGAAAGATCTATGTGCTTCGTCTACTGCTACCACCGAAAAACGGGGAAAGGCAACCGAGAAAGGAAAAGATTGTGGCAGGAAAGCACTTGGCGACATTACAAACTCAGTTAAGAGACCTTTACAATATGTGCCAAAGACAGGTGGGAAGTTAAGCGCTGTTGCAGAGGAAAAAGTGCCCATCTCTATAGAAGAAGAGAGATTTCTGCACAATCATCGAGAATGCATCAAAGCACAAACAAAAATAATGGGCTTGGACTTTTTTATGAAGTCAGTTGGACTTGATAATG ATTTTCCTGTGAAGCCGTCTGCTATGGTAAAGTCATCACTAAAGGAG GATTTGATCATGGAAGAGATGACCGAGCAGCCCTATGGCGACGACGAAATTCTGAAAATTCTGTAA
- the LOC142524280 gene encoding uncharacterized protein LOC142524280 isoform X1, with the protein MATPAHFLMQDQNINILHNGGKTDVTKADKKGRIGGRKALNDISNSRKPSVFQSNRTDNFINAVSNGKDLCASSTATTEKRGKATEKGKDCGRKALGDITNSVKRPLQYVPKTGGKLSAVAEEKVPISIEEERFLHNHRECIKAQTKIMGLDFFMKSVGLDNDFPVKPSAMVKSSLKEPEELVKDLIMEEMTEQPYGDDEILKIL; encoded by the exons ATGGCAACCCCTGCTCATTTCCTGATGCaagatcaaaatataaatattctccacAATG GTGGAAAGACTGATGTAACCAAGGCAGATAAGAAAGGAAGGATCGGTGGTCGGAAAGCTCTGAATGacatatcaaattcaagaaaaccATCTGTATTTCAGTCAAACAGGACAGACAATTTTATAAATGCCGTTTCCAATGGGAAAGATCTATGTGCTTCGTCTACTGCTACCACCGAAAAACGGGGAAAGGCAACCGAGAAAGGAAAAGATTGTGGCAGGAAAGCACTTGGCGACATTACAAACTCAGTTAAGAGACCTTTACAATATGTGCCAAAGACAGGTGGGAAGTTAAGCGCTGTTGCAGAGGAAAAAGTGCCCATCTCTATAGAAGAAGAGAGATTTCTGCACAATCATCGAGAATGCATCAAAGCACAAACAAAAATAATGGGCTTGGACTTTTTTATGAAGTCAGTTGGACTTGATAATG ATTTTCCTGTGAAGCCGTCTGCTATGGTAAAGTCATCACTAAAGGAG CCCGAGGAACTGGTTAAGGATTTGATCATGGAAGAGATGACCGAGCAGCCCTATGGCGACGACGAAATTCTGAAAATTCTGTAA
- the LOC142524189 gene encoding silicon efflux transporter LSI2-like, whose amino-acid sequence MAMAPTVKVVLGTIAFAIFWVLAVFPAVPFMPIGRTAGSLLGAMLMVIFQVITPDQAFAAIDLPILGLLFGTMVVSAYLERADIFKYLGKLLSWRSKGAKDLLCRICLISAVSSALFTNDTSCVVLTEFVLKIARQQNLPPHPFLLALASSANIGSSATPIGNPQNLVIAVQSKISFGTFLCGVLPAMLLGVVINALILLVMYWKLLSDKKDEEDPSVEVVGDGDVSSHRFSPATMSHIQSLNSQDLNSTLDSMGIRSPANVNGHDSALRNRGSLPENGIIHSSPNVNVHIDNTDKLRTQGSLAENEIDKVLNTGVESLRNSDASKETTYSGPILSKRGPSSSGVEFENFGSFTDEKLGFSKKWQRVFWKSCVYLVTLGMLVSLLLGLNMSWTAITAALALIVLDFKDARPCLEKVSYSLLIFFCGMFITVDGFNKTGIPSTLWEFMEPYSKIDSIEGTAILAVVIVVLSNVASNVPTVLLLGARVAASAAAISPASEKKAWLILAWVSTVAGNMSLLGSAANLIVCEQARRAQHCGYNLTFWKHLKFGFPSTIVVTAIGLILVRG is encoded by the exons ATGGCTATGGCTCCAACTGTAAAAGTAGTTCTTGGCACAATCGCCTTCGCTATATTCTGGGTCTTGGCCGTTTTTCCGGCCGTCCCATTCATGCCCATCGGGAGGACTGCAGGCTCTCTCCTTGGAGCTATGCTTATGGTAATTTTCCAAGTCATAACTCCAGACCAAGCATTTGCAGCTATTGATTTGCCCATCCTTGGTCTTCTTTTCGGGACGATGGTGGTCAGTGCTTATCTGGAAAGAGCCGATATATTCAAATATTTGGGTAAGTTGCTATCTTGGAGAAGCAAGGGAGCCAAGGACTTGCTTTGCCGAATTTGCTTGATCTCCGCGGTTTCAAGTGCCCTATTCACGAACGATACTTCTTGTGTTGTTTTGACGGAATTCGTGTTGAAAATAGCGAGGCAACAGAATCTCCCTCCTCATCCTTTTCTGTTAGCCCTGGCCTCAAGTGCAAATATTGGGTCATCAGCAACTCCGATAGGCAATCCTCAAAACTTGGTTATAGCGGTTCAAAGTAAGATTAGTTTTGGAACGTTCTTATGCGGAGTTCTCCCCGCGATGCTCTTAGGGGTTGTGATCAATGCTTTGATCCTTTTGGTTATGTACTGGAAGTTGCTATCGGATAAAAAAGATGAAGAAGATCCTTCCGTGGAAGTTGTTGGAGACGGCGACGTGAGTTCCCATCGTTTTTCACCTGCTACAATGTCGCATATCCAGTCGCTGAATTCCCAAGATTTGAACTCTACTTTAGACTCGATGGGTATCCGCAGCCCTGCGAACGTCAATGGCCATGATTCGGCACTCAGAAATCGTGGGAGTTTGCCCGAGAATGGTATAATTCACAGCTCTCCTAATGTCAATGTTCATATAGATAACACCGACAAACTTAGAACCCAAGGGTCTTTAGctgagaatgagattgataaGGTCCTAAACAcgggagttgaatcactcaGAAATTCAGATGCTTCTAAAGAAACTACATATTCCGGGCCTATACTATCAAAAAGGGGTCCCTCATCTTCCGGggttgagttcgaaaattttgggtcGTTCACGGATGAAAAACTTGGATTTTCCAAGAAATGGCAAAGAGTCTTCTGGAAATCATGTGTTTATCTTGTTACTTTAGGGATGCTCGTGTCTTTGCTATTAGGGCTAAACATGTCGTGGACTGCAATTACTGCTGCACTCGCTCTTATTGTTCTTGATTTCAAAGACGCCCGGCCTTGTTTAGAGAAG GTATCGTATTCGCTACTGATATTTTTCTGTGGAATGTTTATTACCGTCGATGGGTTCAATAAGACGGGCATTCCGAGTACTTTGTGGGAGTTCATGGAGCCATATTCGAAAATAGATAGCATAGAGGGAACTGCTATCTTAGCAGTTGTTATTGTTGTGCTCTCAAATGTGGCTTCTAATGTTCCGACAG TGCTGCTACTCGGAGCTCGTGTGGCAGCGTCGGCAGCGGCGATATCACCTGCAAGCGAGAAGAAAGCGTGGCTGATCTTAGCCTGGGTGAGTACTGTGGCCGGGAATATGTCGCTCTTGGGTTCAGCTGCAAACTTGATCGTCTGCGAACAGGCACGTCGTGCTCAACACTGCGGCTACAATTTAACATTCTGGAAACACCTCAAGTTCGGATTTCCTTCAACGATTGTGGTCACCGCGATAGGTTTGATCCTCGTCAGAGGGTGA